The proteins below come from a single Candidatus Omnitrophota bacterium genomic window:
- a CDS encoding NAD(P)-dependent oxidoreductase, producing MKIVVFGGSGFLGSHVVDVLIEKGHDVTIFDLKPSVYTKKGTMAVADILDEKAVDSAVRGADAVYNFAGIADIDEAKANPVLTVKQNIVGNAVILEACRKNKVGRFLFASSIYVYSNSGSFYRSTKHACELIIEDYGKAYGLDFTILRYGSLYGPRADGRNWIHSMLKQAVTEGKITRKGDGEEIREYIHVRDAARMSVDALEKQYANQYVVITGNQAIKMKDLLVMIKEMMNNSVKIEYIPARDEEHYEITPYSFNPRIARRITAPSYLDLGQGMLDALETVYHESSPHSKGERLRVK from the coding sequence ATGAAGATTGTCGTATTCGGAGGTTCCGGATTTTTAGGGAGTCACGTCGTAGATGTCCTGATCGAAAAAGGCCATGACGTCACCATCTTTGACCTTAAGCCGTCCGTTTACACCAAAAAGGGCACGATGGCAGTGGCCGATATCCTGGATGAGAAGGCGGTCGATTCGGCAGTGAGAGGGGCAGACGCCGTATATAACTTCGCCGGCATAGCGGATATAGATGAGGCGAAGGCGAACCCGGTGCTGACCGTGAAGCAGAATATAGTCGGCAATGCCGTCATCCTGGAGGCGTGCAGGAAGAATAAGGTCGGCCGTTTCCTCTTTGCCTCGTCGATCTATGTATACAGCAACTCCGGCTCATTCTACCGCAGCACAAAGCATGCGTGCGAGCTGATCATAGAGGATTACGGCAAGGCGTACGGCCTCGACTTCACGATCTTAAGATACGGCTCGCTTTACGGGCCGAGGGCAGATGGCAGGAACTGGATACACAGCATGCTGAAACAGGCCGTGACGGAGGGTAAGATAACCCGCAAGGGCGACGGCGAAGAGATACGGGAGTATATACATGTACGCGATGCCGCGCGCATGAGCGTCGATGCGCTCGAGAAGCAGTATGCGAACCAGTACGTCGTCATAACGGGGAACCAGGCGATAAAGATGAAGGACCTGCTCGTCATGATAAAGGAGATGATGAATAACTCCGTAAAGATAGAGTATATACCGGCGCGCGACGAAGAGCACTACGAGATCACGCCGTATTCGTTCAACCCGCGCATAGCCAGGAGGATAACGGCCCCTTCTTACCTGGACCTGGGGCAGGGCATGCTTGACGCGCTGGAGACGGTATATCACGAATCTTCACCGCACAGTAAAGGAGAGCGTCTGCGAGTCAAATGA
- a CDS encoding GNAT family protein, whose product MKYVAKTRILGARQFRPKDARDVASWMSVTPEGLFMVSSSLKFPVTSKALVKRFTAARSGEHAFYSVFLLETGEHVGHFEIKNISARHRSGTGAHIILAPSWRGRGLGKDLARLVSGTAFGVLKLYRVGLSVHTVNKPAIAAYKKAGYAVEGVIREVLNFGGKRYSLYQMSILRPEWEKRKRC is encoded by the coding sequence AAGTATGTAGCGAAGACGCGTATCTTAGGCGCCAGGCAGTTCCGTCCGAAAGACGCGCGGGATGTGGCATCATGGATGTCGGTGACGCCCGAAGGGCTCTTCATGGTGTCGTCTTCCCTTAAGTTCCCTGTTACCTCAAAGGCGCTGGTAAAAAGATTTACCGCCGCCCGATCCGGGGAGCACGCCTTCTATTCGGTATTTCTTTTAGAGACAGGGGAGCACGTGGGCCATTTCGAGATAAAGAATATCAGCGCCCGCCACAGGTCGGGCACAGGCGCGCATATCATACTCGCGCCTTCATGGAGGGGCAGGGGGCTCGGCAAAGATCTGGCGCGCCTCGTGTCAGGGACGGCGTTCGGTGTATTGAAACTTTACCGCGTTGGCCTGAGCGTGCATACGGTGAATAAGCCCGCCATAGCCGCTTATAAAAAGGCGGGATATGCCGTCGAGGGTGTTATACGCGAAGTCCTCAACTTCGGCGGTAAGAGATATTCGCTGTATCAGATGAGTATCCTGCGGCCGGAATGGGAGAAGAGAAAAAGATGCTGA
- a CDS encoding acyltransferase, whose translation MGEEKKMLMTDETKEWFESIFVRNMPGLTGQKVRRIYWSRQFRSGSRFFILPGCLITSPGNIDVGEDAVIVDGCRLYAHDGGKIAIGDRVRINNNVQLNASNGGEIVIGREAIIAPNVVIRASNHKYARKDMPIVKQGHEGRTIRIGDDVWIGANAVILPGVTIGNGAVIGAGAVVDDNVPAYALAAGVPARVIKENCRS comes from the coding sequence ATGGGAGAAGAGAAAAAGATGCTGATGACCGATGAGACAAAAGAATGGTTTGAATCGATATTCGTCAGGAACATGCCCGGCCTGACAGGCCAGAAGGTAAGAAGGATATACTGGTCCCGTCAATTCCGTTCAGGATCCAGGTTTTTCATCCTGCCGGGTTGTCTGATAACTTCTCCCGGGAATATAGATGTCGGCGAAGATGCGGTGATAGTCGACGGTTGCAGGCTATACGCCCACGATGGCGGAAAGATCGCAATAGGCGACAGGGTCCGCATAAATAATAATGTGCAGTTGAACGCCTCCAACGGAGGAGAGATCGTCATAGGAAGAGAGGCGATCATAGCGCCCAACGTCGTCATAAGGGCGAGCAATCATAAATATGCGCGGAAGGACATGCCGATAGTCAAACAGGGGCACGAAGGCCGGACGATAAGGATAGGCGATGATGTATGGATCGGGGCGAACGCAGTCATATTGCCCGGGGTTACTATCGGTAACGGCGCGGTCATAGGCGCCGGGGCGGTGGTCGATGATAATGTGCCCGCTTACGCGCTGGCGGCCGGCGTTCCGGCGAGGGTCATAAAAGAGAATTGCAGGTCATGA